The DNA window TTCAACTCTGCTCTTTTTTATTTTTATAGGATTTCCAACCGAATTATAAAAACAGCTACCCGATAAAACGCAGATAGATATCATCCATAATTCAACCATAATTTCATTATTTAGAGGAGAAATAGCCTATGTCAGTTCAACCTGGGATCAATGTTTTATTAAAAGAATATCAGCAATTAATTCACGGAAAACGCGTTGGATTGATCACCAATCCGACTGGGATAACAGCGCAGGCTATCTCGAGCATAGATATCCTGAGTCGATTGCAGGGAAGTAAACTAACCGCATTATTTGCACCGGAACACGGGATTCGTGGCGATATTTTCGCTGGTGAAAACGTCGATACCTATACAGATAAAAAGACTGGCGTACCGGTATATAGTCTCTATGGTAAAACGCGAAAACCGACTCCGGACATGCTGCAAGAAGTAGACGTGTTCGTGTTCGATATTCAGGATGTTGGCGCTCGATATTATACCTACGTTTACACAATGGCATACGCTATGGAAGCGGCGAAAGAAAACGGGATACCGTTTATTGTTCTCGATCGACCGAATCCGATTAACGGAATTGTCGTTGATGGACCGATTCTTGACCCGAGATTCAGTTCGTTTATCGGATTATATCCGATTCCGGTTGTGCATGGATTAACCGTTGGTGAACTCGCGCTATTGTTCAACACGGAATTCAAAATCAACTGCGAATTACATATTGTCCCGTTAAAAGGATGGAACCGGAAAATGACCTTTGCGGAAACCAATCTGCCGTGGGTGATGACATCGCCCCATATACCGCAGTCGAGCACTGCGTGGTATTATGCGACAACGGGGTTTATTGGCGAACTTCATACGATTTGTGTCGGAGTCGGATATACGGTACCGTTCGAAATCGTTGGCACGAACTGGCTCGATAGCGATACCTTAGCGAACGAATTGAATCGGAAACAACTGGCTGGGGTAGTGTTTCGTCCGATAACGTTTCGTCCGTATTATTATATTTTTAAAGACCAAATCTGCCAAGGGGTTCAGTTGCATATAACCAACGTGACCGAGTTTTCTCCTGTTGCGACGGGACTCCACATTCTATCAACCATCTATACGATGTATCCCTGTCAGACCATTTTCCCTAACGATGCCGATAAACCGAATAGTAGATTGAAGATGTTCTATCAGGCAATCGGAACTGATACCGTGCGAACGATGATAGAACAAGGGAACTCCGCTGAAGAGATTATCGCTTCTTGGCAAGACGGGTTAGAAACGTTTAAAAAAGTTCGCGAGAAATACCTGCTCTACTAACGGCAAGCTGCACAATGATTAGATTCGGTCGTCCGCTTCTTCCGGCAGTTTGGAAGCGAGCAGTCCTTTAACGAACCAGATTCCATACGTGAAATGGGTTAAAATTATGCCGGAAAAAACCGCTAATTTCAACTTAAGATTATGGGGGTATTGTTCGGTTCGAGCTGTAAGTCCGGTTAAGATTGCTGCGATGAGATAGGAGATAACGCCGAATAGGTAGAGGTTAAACAGGAACGGATGAATGAATCGGGTTAACCAGCCGAAGAGAATGGCGAACGTCAATAATGACGGCAGGAAATACGATACCCGCAACGAGGTTGCGGGGAATCGTTTGACGAAATATCCACGATGAAGACCGTAACTTAAGATTTGTTTCAGATGACCACGGAACAATCGGCGTCGATGATGGTAAACGAGAACGGTTGGCGCATATACAATTTTTTTCCGTAGTTTTTGCACGATTTCGAGGCATAATTTCGTATCTTCGCCAGGCCAGAATTTGGT is part of the bacterium genome and encodes:
- a CDS encoding DUF1343 domain-containing protein; its protein translation is MSVQPGINVLLKEYQQLIHGKRVGLITNPTGITAQAISSIDILSRLQGSKLTALFAPEHGIRGDIFAGENVDTYTDKKTGVPVYSLYGKTRKPTPDMLQEVDVFVFDIQDVGARYYTYVYTMAYAMEAAKENGIPFIVLDRPNPINGIVVDGPILDPRFSSFIGLYPIPVVHGLTVGELALLFNTEFKINCELHIVPLKGWNRKMTFAETNLPWVMTSPHIPQSSTAWYYATTGFIGELHTICVGVGYTVPFEIVGTNWLDSDTLANELNRKQLAGVVFRPITFRPYYYIFKDQICQGVQLHITNVTEFSPVATGLHILSTIYTMYPCQTIFPNDADKPNSRLKMFYQAIGTDTVRTMIEQGNSAEEIIASWQDGLETFKKVREKYLLY